A window of Gemmatimonadota bacterium genomic DNA:
CCCTCCACCCGTCCCCCCTTCCCCCCCCGGGGGCGGGGCGAGGGCAGCGCCGTCTCGACCGGCACACCCAACTGCCGCAGCCCGGCACCCAGTCCCCCATGGATCGCGAAATACGTCGCCCGTGGACCGCCCAGCATTCCTATCGGAATGGCCACGGCATACGTCAATTCCCGGTCATGGTACACTGCGCCGCCGCCCGTCGGCCGGCGCACCACGGCCACGCCGTACTCCGCTGGCGGCGGCGCCGCCCATGGGCCCCACGGCTGGTTGCGCCCCAGGGACAGGCACGGCGGCGACCAACGATAAAAGCGGAGGACCGGGCGGCCCCCCGCTTGCACGCTCTCGAGCAGCGCCTGATCCAGCGCCATGTTCTCGGCGCCGCACAGCGGCCCGGTCTCGATCAGCCGCCACTCGTCGCGCCGTGTACTCTCCATCATGCCTGACTGGCCACCTAGTCGATGGGCACGTACCCCTCGACTGGCGGGCAGGCGCAGACCAGGTTGCGGTCGCCCGCCGCCGCCTCGATCAGCCCGACCGCCGGCCAGAACTTGTGCTCCCGCGTCCACGGCGCCGGGAACGCCGCCTGCTCGCGCGAATAGGGACGCGCCCAATCCCCGGATGTCACTGCCTCCGCCGTATGCGGCGCGTTCTTCAAGGGGTTGTTCTCGCGGTCCATCCGCCCCTCCTCGATCTGCCGGATCTCCTCGCGGATCGAGATCAAGGCGTCGCAAAACCGATCCAGCTCCGCCTGCGACTCGCTCTCCGTCGGCTCGATCATGAGCGTCCCCGGCACCGGGAAGGAGACCGTGGGCGCATGGAAGCCGTAGTCCATGAGTCGCCTGGCAATATCCCCGGCTTCTACGCCCGCGCTGGCCTTCAGCGGCCTGGGGTCAATGATGCACTCGTGCGCCACGGTGCCGTTCCGCCCACGGTAGAGTACGGGGTAGTGCCCCTCGAGCCGGCGGGCCACGTAGTTGGCATTCAGGATCGCTACCTGGCTGGCCCGCTTCAGCCCCTCGGCGCCCATGAGCCGGATGTACGCCCAGGAGATGGGCAGGATCCCGGGGCTGCCCCACGGCGCCGCTGCCACGGCCCCAATGCTTTCCGGCCCGCCCGTCGCGACCGCCACGTGCCCGGGCAGGAAGGGCGCCAGGTGCGCCGCCACGCCGATCGGCCCCATGCCCGGGCCGCCGCCGCCGTGCGGGATGCAGAAGGTCTTGTGCAGGTTGAGATGCGCCACATCAGCCCCGAAATCGCCGGGACGGCACAGCCCCACCATCGCGTTCATGTTGGCACCGTCCATATACACCTGGCCGCCGTGGGCATGCACGACGTCACAGATCTCGCGAACGCCCTCCTCGAAAATCCCGTGCGTGGACGGGTAGGTGATCATGAGCGCGGCCAGCTCGCCGGCGTGCTCGGCTGCGCGCGCACGCAGATCCGCGAGGTCGATGTTGCCGCGCTCGTCCGAGCGGACGACCACCACCCTGAGCCCGGCCATCACGGCGCTGGCCGGGTTGGTGCCGTGCGCGGATTGCGGAATCAGGCAAACGTCGCGGCGCCCCGCGCCCCGGCTCTGGTGGTACCGCCGGATCACCAGCAGACCGGTGAGCTCGCCCTGCGAGCCCGCATTGGGCTGCAACGAGACGCGCTCGAACCCCGTGATCTCGGCCAGCCAGGCCTCGAGCTGCTGGAACAGCACATGGTATCCCTCGGCCTGCTCCACCGGCGCAAAGGGGTGCAGACGCGCGAACTCCGGCCAGGTGATGGGGAGCATTTCCGCGGCGGCGTTCAGCTTCATGGTGCAGGAGCCGAGCGGGATCATCGACGTCGTCAGAGACAGGTCCCGCGACTCGAGCCGCTTCAGGTAGCGGAGCATCTCCGTCTCGGAGCGGTAGCGGTGGAATACAGGGTGCGTCAGATACGACGTCGTGCGTCGGAACGGCGCCTCGTACTCTGTCTCCACCCCGGCCAGGAGCTGCGCCGGCAGCAGCCGGGCGGGACCAACCTCCACGCCCGCGGCAGCGGCGAACGCGGCCAGCAGGTCGGAGAGGTCTTCGGGCGTGGTTGTCTCGTCCAGCGAGATGCCGACACTGCCGCCGTCCAGCAGGCGCAGGTTCATGCGCCGCTCCGCGGCCTGGGCCAGCAAGGCGTTCCGCCGTGCTCCCACTTCGACGCGCAGAGTATCGAAGAAGCGCGCATGCGTTATCGGATAGCCCAGCCGCCTGAGCCCGGCCGCGAGCGTGGCCGTCAGCTCGTGCACCCGCCGGGCCATACGCGCGAGGCCGTCCGGACCATGGTAGACGGCATACATGCCGGCTACCACCGCCAGCAGCACCTGCGCCGTGCAGATGTTGCTCGTGGCCCTCTCGCGCCGGATATGCTGCTCCCTCGTCTGCAGCGCCATGCGCAGTCCCGGCCGGCCCGCCGCATCGCGGGAAACGCCAATGATGCGGCCCGGCAATTGCCGCCGGAACTCGTCGCGCGCGGCCAGGTAGGCGGCGTGCGGACCGCCGTATCCCAGGGGCACGCCGAATCGTTGCGTGCTCCCCACAGCAATGTCCGCCCCCCCCGCCCCCCACTCGCCCGGCGGCCGGAGCAGCGTCAGCGCGAGCAGGTCCGCGGCCGCGGTCACCAACGCCTCCGCCGCGTGCGCCCGCGCGCAAAAGTCGGCGTAGTCGTGGAGCGCGCCGTCCTGCGCCGGGTACTGCACCAGCGCGCCGAAGACCTGGGGCCGGAACTCGAACGTGTGGTGATCGCCCACCACCAGCTCGATGCCCCGCGCCCGCGCCCGCGTCCGCACCACATCGATGGTCTGCGGATAGCAGCCCTCCGAGACGAAAAAGACCTCCCGGCCTGAGCCGCCGCGCAGGGCATGACTCATCGCCATGGCCTCCGCTGCCGCCGTGGCCTCGTCCAGCAGCGAGGCGTTGGCAATGGGCAGAGCGGTCAGATCAATGACCATGGTCTGGAAGTTGAGCAGTGCCTCGAGTCGACCCTGCGCAATCTCCGGCTGGTACGGCGTGTACGCCGTGTACCAGCCCGGACTTTCCAGGATATTCCGCTGGATGACCGGCGGCGTGAGGCAATCGTAATAGCCCAGGCCGAGGTAGGAGCGGAACAATCGGTTGCGTGCCCCCAGCGAGCGCAGCTCCCTCAGCACCTCGTACTCGGAGCGCGGGCCATCGATCTGCAGCGGGCGGCGCAAGCGGATGGATTCGGGGATGGCGGCGTTCCCCAGCGCGTCCAGGGAATCGTAACCGAGCAGGTCGAGCATCCGGCCAATCTCGGCCGAGCCTGGGCCGATGTGCCGGCGGGAAAAGTCGTCCGGAGGCTGCAGCGTTCCGCTTCGCTGACTCGTCATGCACCCCTACTTGCCCAGATCGCCACCCGCGAGCTGCGCCGGGGATGGCGCGCCGCACCGCTCTCGGGCGCGTAACATAAGGCCACCGTCAAGAGACTACCCGGTAAGGGCTGAAGGAAGGCAGCCGGCCGCTGCACGGCTGCAGACAGGAGGACTCGCTACCAGGAATTCCGAGGCCGGCCGACTCGCTAGAACTCGTAGCTCCGCCCCGGTTCCAGGATCACCACCTCGGCGCGATCGCCGACCCGCCGGGCAAAGTCCTGCGGGTCCTGCCGGATCAGATCGAAGGTGTTGTAGTGCATGGGGATCACTACGCGAGGCTCGATGAAATCCACGGCCAGGGCCGCATCCTCCGGCCCCATGGTGAAATTGTCACCAATCGGAAGCAGCGCCACATCCACCTTCCCCTTCAGCAACTGCATCTCGATCAGCAGCGCCGTGTCGCCCGCGTGATACAGCCGCTTCCCGTTCAGGTCCAGCCACCAGCCACCCGGCGCGGTGGTGTAGACTCCCTCCTCATCGCCGGCTACCTGGCCCCCATGCAGCGCCGGCGTCAGCTTCGCGTACCCGAAGCGGAAGCGATGGCCGCCCCCGATGTGCATGGGGTGCACGTTCTCCACTCCCTTGGACTGCGCGAAGGACACGATCTCGAAGGTCGAGACCAGCATCGCGCCCGTGTTCTTCGCGATGCGGATCCCATCTCCGAAGTGGTCGAAGTGGCCGTGGCTGACCAGGAGATAGTCCAGAGCGTCGACGTTGTAGCTCTTGATGTCGGCAACCGGGTTCTCGTCCAGCCAGGGATCGAACATGATGCGGCTGCCATCATCGGCCACCAGGCTGAAGCAGGCATGTCCATGCCAGGTCAGTTGCGCCACGAAAGCCCTCCTTTCCTTATCGACGCCAGGGCGAAGGGCAAGGGCAGGGGCCGCCTAGCCCTGTGCCACCTGCCGCGCGTACTCCTCCGGACCCAACAACTGATCGAGATCATCGCCGTCCAGCAGGCGGAGCTTGATCAGCCAGCCTTTGCCATAGGGGTCAGTGTTCACGGCCGAAGGGTCTTTCTCGAGGGCCTTGTTCGCCTCGAGCACCTCGCCTGACACCGGGCAATACAGGTCGCTGACCGCTTTGACCGCTTCCACCGTGCCGAATACCTCCATGCGCCCGAAGCGCTCGCCCACCCCCGGCAGCTCGACGTAGACGATGTCGCCCAGCTCGCCCTGCGCGTAGTCCGTGATACCGACGAGGTACACGCCCTCCTCGTCCGCGGGCTTCAGGTATTCGTGCTCCTCGGAGTACAGCAAATCGGCAGGAATCTCGGACATGGTGCCTCCGTCCACGTCAGGTCGCCGCGTTGCGGGGTGAGAATAGGCCGGGCCTGGGGGAGCGTCAACCCTGTCCCGCCCACCACGCGACGGGGGACACGGCGACAGGGCGACACACCACGCCTGCCACCGCGTGCCGCCTCCTCACCCACCGCTCCGGCTGCGCGACGCAGAGACGGTGAGAGGGGTGGAGCGCCACGCTGCAGCCCGGTCCCCCAAGCGGCCGGAGCAACACCGTTGCGGAACTCGGGTCCCACCATTAGAGTATGCACGGATTGCCGCCGCAGCAGGCGGCGAGGGGGCCGCCCGCAGCCAGCCGGCAGCCGGCGCCGCGAGCGGACCGCGGGACGTGTGAGCCCGCTGGTGACCCGCCCATACGCTCACTCAACGAAGGAGGTGATCCCTTGTCTAGTTCCAGACCTGTACGCAACCCGGCACGGGCAAGCGATCGCCGCATCGGCAGCTAGCCGATCCACCGCGAGACCTTTTCCGCGACCGAACGGTGCCCGAGCGGCATCGCG
This region includes:
- the gcvP gene encoding aminomethyl-transferring glycine dehydrogenase, whose protein sequence is MTSQRSGTLQPPDDFSRRHIGPGSAEIGRMLDLLGYDSLDALGNAAIPESIRLRRPLQIDGPRSEYEVLRELRSLGARNRLFRSYLGLGYYDCLTPPVIQRNILESPGWYTAYTPYQPEIAQGRLEALLNFQTMVIDLTALPIANASLLDEATAAAEAMAMSHALRGGSGREVFFVSEGCYPQTIDVVRTRARARGIELVVGDHHTFEFRPQVFGALVQYPAQDGALHDYADFCARAHAAEALVTAAADLLALTLLRPPGEWGAGGADIAVGSTQRFGVPLGYGGPHAAYLAARDEFRRQLPGRIIGVSRDAAGRPGLRMALQTREQHIRRERATSNICTAQVLLAVVAGMYAVYHGPDGLARMARRVHELTATLAAGLRRLGYPITHARFFDTLRVEVGARRNALLAQAAERRMNLRLLDGGSVGISLDETTTPEDLSDLLAAFAAAAGVEVGPARLLPAQLLAGVETEYEAPFRRTTSYLTHPVFHRYRSETEMLRYLKRLESRDLSLTTSMIPLGSCTMKLNAAAEMLPITWPEFARLHPFAPVEQAEGYHVLFQQLEAWLAEITGFERVSLQPNAGSQGELTGLLVIRRYHQSRGAGRRDVCLIPQSAHGTNPASAVMAGLRVVVVRSDERGNIDLADLRARAAEHAGELAALMITYPSTHGIFEEGVREICDVVHAHGGQVYMDGANMNAMVGLCRPGDFGADVAHLNLHKTFCIPHGGGGPGMGPIGVAAHLAPFLPGHVAVATGGPESIGAVAAAPWGSPGILPISWAYIRLMGAEGLKRASQVAILNANYVARRLEGHYPVLYRGRNGTVAHECIIDPRPLKASAGVEAGDIARRLMDYGFHAPTVSFPVPGTLMIEPTESESQAELDRFCDALISIREEIRQIEEGRMDRENNPLKNAPHTAEAVTSGDWARPYSREQAAFPAPWTREHKFWPAVGLIEAAAGDRNLVCACPPVEGYVPID
- a CDS encoding metal-dependent hydrolase; translation: MAQLTWHGHACFSLVADDGSRIMFDPWLDENPVADIKSYNVDALDYLLVSHGHFDHFGDGIRIAKNTGAMLVSTFEIVSFAQSKGVENVHPMHIGGGHRFRFGYAKLTPALHGGQVAGDEEGVYTTAPGGWWLDLNGKRLYHAGDTALLIEMQLLKGKVDVALLPIGDNFTMGPEDAALAVDFIEPRVVIPMHYNTFDLIRQDPQDFARRVGDRAEVVILEPGRSYEF
- the gcvH gene encoding glycine cleavage system protein GcvH — encoded protein: MSEIPADLLYSEEHEYLKPADEEGVYLVGITDYAQGELGDIVYVELPGVGERFGRMEVFGTVEAVKAVSDLYCPVSGEVLEANKALEKDPSAVNTDPYGKGWLIKLRLLDGDDLDQLLGPEEYARQVAQG